The DNA region GCAGGGGTACCCGGCTCGTTATCGAATTCTGAAAGGTCTGTTTGCTCTCGCCGGAGTGGTTATTCTGTCGAGGGTTATGTATTTACAGGTATACGACAGCAGTTTTCTTCAGCAGGAAGGGAACAAGCGCGCAGTGCGCTATGAGTCCATTCCTGCGCACCGTGGGGTTATTTTTGACCGCAACGGTAAGATGCTGGCGGTTAGTGCGCCGGTCATGACCCTGTGGGGCGATCCCCGGCAACTGATTGATCAGCATGAACACTGGCCAGAGCTTGCCAGGGCTTTGGACATGCCAGCATCGGAGCTGGCGACCCGGATACGAAATAATGCCAGTAAGGAATTCATCTACCTTAAACGACAGATAACGCCAGAAGAGGGGATGGCGGTTCTGAATCTGAATATTCCCGGTGTGAACAGCTACGACGAGCATAAACGCTACTACCCGATGGGAGAAGTGGCGGCGCATCTGGTGGGTATCACCGGCATTGACGACAAAGGGCAGGAAGGTCTGGAGCTGGGCTATGACAGCTGGCTGACCGGGGAGCCCGGAACCCGGCGGACTTTAAAGGATCGACGTGGGCGGCTTGCCAAAGAAGCGGAAGTCACCAAAAGTGCTGAACCCGGTAAGGAGATCATGCTCAGTATTGATCTGCGGCTTCAGTATATGGCCTATCGTGAACTGAAGAAGGCGGTCACCGAGCTGAAAGCCAGCTCAGGTTCTCTGGTTATGCTGGATATTGAAACCGGCGAAGTGCTGGCGATGGTTAATCAGCCCTCCTATAACCCCAATAACCGTTCCGGTATGCAGGCATATCGCATGCGTAACCGGGGCATGACTGATCTCTATGAGCCCGGTTCAACTCTGAAGCCTTTTACCGTTGTTGCCGGTATGGAATCCGGACGCTATAACCGGGATACCCAGATTGAAACCGGTAACGGTTATATGCAGGTTGGGCGCAATGCCGTTCGTGACCTGGGTGGCTATGGCACCATTGATGTGGAAACCGTACTGGTTCGCTCCAGTAATATCGGTGTCAGTAAAATTGCCATGGATGTCGGTGCGGACAGTGTGATCAGTGTGATGCGTCGTATTGGTCTTGGGCAGAGTGTGGGAACCGGTTTTCCCGGTGAGCGGACTGGCTTTCTGCCTTTCAAGGACCGCTGGAGCAATTTTGAATTATCAACGCTTTCCTTTGGTTATGGTCTGACGGTTACGCCGTTACAGCTGGCTCAGGCTTATATGGTGCTGGGTGCGGGTGGCGTGCTGCGCCCCATTTCTTTGATCAAGCGCGATGTGCCGCCCCAGGGCAAGCGGGTGCTTGATGAACAGGTGGCTGAAGAAGTGCTGGATATGCTTACGGCTGTGGTTCGTAACGGTTCGGGGCGCAGGGCTTCCATCCCCTCATACCCGGTCGCAGGTAAGACCGGCACAGTACGCAAGGTCGGTGGCAGTGGTTACACTGAGGATCGCTATGTTGGCCTGTTTGCCGGTGTTGTGCCTGCTGATAATCCTAAACTGGCAACGGTTGTCATTATTGATGATCCGGCGGGCGAAAAATATTACGGCGGTTTGACGGCTGCTCCGGTATTTTCCAAGGTGAATGCCCAAGCATTGCGGATGCTTGGGGTTAAGCCTAAGCATCAGGATGTGTTGACAGCTAAAGTTGGCGGCTGGTTCCGATATGTCCTTAACGACGCAGGTTAGTAATTTTCTATGAAGAGCTGCTCATGGCTTATAGAGCCAGAGTACTCCAAAGATAAGCAGGAAGGTAATGGCTGATAGCCCATTAAGTACACTCAACGAAGTATTGGCGGTTCTTGATTGTCCGCCTATTGAGCTTAATAAACCGATATCCGGATTAACCCTCGACAGCCGCAAGCTGGTCGGGGGTGAGTTGTTTCTGGCAGTTCCCGGATTGGTTGTAGATGGACGTCAGTACATAGATGCGGCGGTTTCAGCGGGTGCAGCGGCTGTGCTGGCTGAGTCCGAAGAGGCACAGGAAGCAACAATTAAGCTTAGTCATGCTGACGCAAAAGGTGTGCCGGTTATTTTTGTATCGGGTCTGAAAAATCGCATTGGTTTTCTCGCTGATCGGTTCTATCGGCAGCCGTCCGCAAACCTGAATGTGGTGGGTGTTACCGGGACGAATGGCAAGACTTCCTGCTGCTGGTTTATTGCCCAGCTGCTATCCATGTTGCAGCAGCCCTGTGCGGTCATGGGGACCATCGGAAAAGGAGTGCCTCCGTCGCTGGAGCCCTGTCTAAATACCACTGCTGACCCTGTTTCCCTGCATCAGTATATGGCAGAGCTGGGTACCAGTGGCGTGAAAGCCATGGCTATGGAGGTTTCTTCCCACGGTCTCGATCAGGGAAGGGTTGACGGCGTTCAGTTCGATGTTGGCGTGTTTACCAATATCAGCAGGGATCATCTGGATTACCATTGCACGCTGGACGCTTATGCAAAAGCCAAGTCGCTGTTGTTTGCCGATGGTCGTGTCAAACAGGCTGTTATCAATCTTGATGATGATTACAGTGACATGATGCTGAAAGCCTGCGGCAGTCAGACGCAGGTGCTGACTTACTCGACGTCCAATCCTGAAGCAGATGTTTATGCTGAAAGTTTTTCTTTGACGGCTGATGGCTTGTTGAGTCAGATACGCACCCCGTGGGGTAGTGGACAGCTGCGTACTTCGTTGCTGGGGCGTTTTAATCTGGAAAACCTGCTGGCTGTTCTGAGCTGTATCTGTGTTCAAGGTTATACCTTTGATCAGGTTCTGCCGCTGATCTCCCGTTTAACCACCGTTCCGGGGCGCATGCAGCGTTTTGGCGGTAGTCGCAAGCCAATCGTTGTGGTTGATTACGCTCATACTCCGGATGCCCTTGAAAGCGTACTGGAAGCACTGCGTGAACACGGTGCCAGTCGTTTGACCTGCGTGTTTGGCTGCGGTGGCGACCGGGACCGGGGCAAGCGTCCGTTGATGACCCGTGCGGCGGTCAACGGTGCTGATAAGGTGGTGGTGACCAGCGATAATCCCCGCAGTGAAGATCCCGGGCAGATCATAGCCGACGCTGTTCATGGCGTTGATTTTGGCGAGGTGAATGTTGTGACTGAGATTGACCGCGCCAAAGCCATTGCCAGTACCATTGCTGAAGCGCAGGCGCGTGAAATTGTGGTGGTGGCAGGTAAAGGGCATGAAGACTATCAGGAAGTGAAAGGTAAACGTCTTCCGTTTGACGACAGGGATCATGTTTCTCGCGCGCTTTCACAATGGAGAGAATTATGATCCGGACTTATCAGCTCTCAGAGCTGGCAGCAGAACTTAATGGACGTTTACACGGTAATGACCTAGGCATTTCGGGGATCAGTATCGACTCCCGTTCTGTAAAGCCCGGTGAACTGTTTATTGCTATCAAGGGTCCCAACTTTGACGGGCATGCCTATGCGGGCAAGGCTCTTGAGTCCGGAGCAGCAGCTGTACTGGTGCAGGAGTTACCTGCTGAGGCAGAGGGTGGCAGTTACATCCTTGTAGACGATACATCGAAAGCGCTGGGGCAGCTTGGAGCCTTTAACCGCAATCAGGTGGATATTCCGTTTCTGGCGATTACGGGTTCCTGCGGTAAAACGTCGGTTAAAGAGATGCTGGCGGCCATTCTTGATCAGGAAGGTTCAACGCTGGCGACTCGTGGCAACCTGAATAATGCCTTTGGTGTTCCCCTGACGCTGTTTTCTGTGAAGGCTCACAACCAGTTTGCTGTTATCGAGCTGGGAACCAGTTCGCCTGGTGAGATTGGTTATATCTCGGAGCTGACCCGTCCTGATGTGTCGGTGATTACCAATGCTGCTGAA from Endozoicomonas sp. NE40 includes:
- a CDS encoding UDP-N-acetylmuramoyl-L-alanyl-D-glutamate--2,6-diaminopimelate ligase, which translates into the protein MADSPLSTLNEVLAVLDCPPIELNKPISGLTLDSRKLVGGELFLAVPGLVVDGRQYIDAAVSAGAAAVLAESEEAQEATIKLSHADAKGVPVIFVSGLKNRIGFLADRFYRQPSANLNVVGVTGTNGKTSCCWFIAQLLSMLQQPCAVMGTIGKGVPPSLEPCLNTTADPVSLHQYMAELGTSGVKAMAMEVSSHGLDQGRVDGVQFDVGVFTNISRDHLDYHCTLDAYAKAKSLLFADGRVKQAVINLDDDYSDMMLKACGSQTQVLTYSTSNPEADVYAESFSLTADGLLSQIRTPWGSGQLRTSLLGRFNLENLLAVLSCICVQGYTFDQVLPLISRLTTVPGRMQRFGGSRKPIVVVDYAHTPDALESVLEALREHGASRLTCVFGCGGDRDRGKRPLMTRAAVNGADKVVVTSDNPRSEDPGQIIADAVHGVDFGEVNVVTEIDRAKAIASTIAEAQAREIVVVAGKGHEDYQEVKGKRLPFDDRDHVSRALSQWREL
- a CDS encoding peptidoglycan D,D-transpeptidase FtsI family protein is translated as MKASARNSDKNNRKNARAGKSLQGYPARYRILKGLFALAGVVILSRVMYLQVYDSSFLQQEGNKRAVRYESIPAHRGVIFDRNGKMLAVSAPVMTLWGDPRQLIDQHEHWPELARALDMPASELATRIRNNASKEFIYLKRQITPEEGMAVLNLNIPGVNSYDEHKRYYPMGEVAAHLVGITGIDDKGQEGLELGYDSWLTGEPGTRRTLKDRRGRLAKEAEVTKSAEPGKEIMLSIDLRLQYMAYRELKKAVTELKASSGSLVMLDIETGEVLAMVNQPSYNPNNRSGMQAYRMRNRGMTDLYEPGSTLKPFTVVAGMESGRYNRDTQIETGNGYMQVGRNAVRDLGGYGTIDVETVLVRSSNIGVSKIAMDVGADSVISVMRRIGLGQSVGTGFPGERTGFLPFKDRWSNFELSTLSFGYGLTVTPLQLAQAYMVLGAGGVLRPISLIKRDVPPQGKRVLDEQVAEEVLDMLTAVVRNGSGRRASIPSYPVAGKTGTVRKVGGSGYTEDRYVGLFAGVVPADNPKLATVVIIDDPAGEKYYGGLTAAPVFSKVNAQALRMLGVKPKHQDVLTAKVGGWFRYVLNDAG